From Coffea arabica cultivar ET-39 chromosome 2e, Coffea Arabica ET-39 HiFi, whole genome shotgun sequence, the proteins below share one genomic window:
- the LOC140036170 gene encoding uncharacterized protein, whose protein sequence is MAPYEALYGRKCRSPIFWDEVGERKVLDSTTMPWIEEAVEKVKIIHQRIQTAQSRQKSYADHRRKDLEFEEGDMVFLKVTPLRGTIAAKKGKKLKSRYIGPYRIQRRVGTVAYQLELPASMSRIHNVFHVSLLKKYHPDPAHILHTEDVELDETLTYEEQSVQILDRKMKELRNKQMPLVKILWRNHDVEEAT, encoded by the coding sequence atggcaccgtatgaaGCACTATATGGACGTAAGTGTCGCTCACCGATCttttgggatgaagttggcgaaaGAAAGGTCTTGGATTCGACTACGATGCCATGGATCGAAGAAGCAGTAGAGAAAGTTAAAATTATTCACCAGAGAATACAGACGGCTCAGAGTCGGCAGAAAAGTTACGCCGATCACCGAAGAAAGGATCTGGAGTTTGAAGAGGGAGACATGGTATTTCTCAAGGTAACACCACTCCGAGGAACGATTGCGGCCAAGAAGGGGAAGAAGTTGAAGTCTCGATATATAGGACCGTATAGGATTCAACGGCGAGTCGGGACAGTGGCGTATCAGTTGGAGTTACCAGCTAGTATGTCCCGAATCCACAATGTCTTTCACGTCTCGTTAttgaagaagtatcatccagatccCGCACACATCCTACACACAGAAGACGTCGAGTTAGACGAGACCCTTACCTATGAAGAGCAATCGGTACAAATTTTGGATCGAAAGATGAAGGAGTTGAGGAATAAGCAGATGCCTTTGGTGAAGATCTTATGGAGAAACCATGATGTGGAGGAGGCCACCTGA